The following coding sequences lie in one Benincasa hispida cultivar B227 chromosome 6, ASM972705v1, whole genome shotgun sequence genomic window:
- the LOC120080377 gene encoding PI-PLC X domain-containing protein At5g67130 — translation MKKPYFQNKLLISLFLIFSLLLLQAAATCSNGLCKVGDECSSSEDCGDGLYCFSCRPWLFGGSKCIRSSYTDQFKLLNNSLPFNKYAYLATHNSFAIEGEPSQTGVPRVTLNNQEDTISQQLNNGVRAFMLDTYDFLGDVWLCHSFGGKCYNYTAFEPALDTLKVIEAFLGANTEEIVTLILEDYVQSPSGLTKVFTDAGLKKFWFPIANMPKNGDDWPRVTDMVANNQRLLVFTSNSTKEATEGIAYQWNYMVENQYGDDGMKEGSCSNRGESSRLDDKGKSLILMNYFPTVPLKIEACEDNSRDLLDMLQTCHGAAGNRWPNFVALDFYKRSDGGGAFQALDTLNGELLCASEDIHSCVG, via the exons atgaagAAACCCTATTTCCAGAACAAACTCCTAATTTCATTATTCCTCATCTTCTCACTACTGCTCCTTCAAGCTGCAGCAACATGCTCCAATGGACTCTGcaag GTGGGGGATGAATGTTCTTCAAGTGAAGATTGTGGAGATGGATTGTACTGTTTTTCATGTAGACCATGGTTATTTGGTGGCTCAAAATGTATTAGATCTTCTTACACTGATCAGTTCAAACTTTTG aatAATTCATTACCATTCAACAAGTATGCATATCTAGCAACCCATAATTCATTTGCTATTGAAGGAGAGCCCTCTCAAACAGGAGTGCCACGTGTCACCCTTAACAATCAAGAGGACACAATTTCCCAACAGCTTAAT AATGGAGTTAGAGCTTTTATGTTGGATACCTATGATTTTCTGGGAGATGTTTGGCTCTGCCATTCCTTTGGAGGAAAGTGCTATAATTACACTGCATTT GAACCAGCACTAGACACATTAAAAGTTATAGAGGCTTTTTTAGGAGCAAACACTGAAGAGATTGTCACATTGATCTTGGAAGATTATGTTCAATCTCCCAGTGGATTGACCAAGGTATTCACCGACGCCGGGCTAAAGAAATTCTGGTTTCCCATTGCGAACATGCCAAAGAATGGCGACGACTGGCCTCGAGTCACCGACATGGTTGCTAACAACCAAAGGCTGCTTGTCTTCACATCAAATAGCACAAAGGAAGCAACAGAAGGAATAGCATATCAATGGAATTACATGGTTGAAAATCAGT ATGGGGATGATGGAATGAAAGAAGGGAGTTGTTCAAACAGGGGAGAATCATCCAGACTTGATGACAAGGGAAAATCACTAATTTTGATGAACTATTTTCCAACAGTTCCATTGAAGATAGAAGCATGTGAGGATAATTCTAGGGATTTATTAGACATGCTTCAAACTTGTCATGGGGCAGCTGGTAACAGATGGCCGAATTTTGTGGCTCTTGATTTCTATAAG AGGAGTGATGGAGGAGGGGCATTTCAAGCTTTGGATACTTTGAATGGGGAGCTCTTGTGTGCTTCAGAGGACATTCATTCATGTGTGGGGTAA